Proteins found in one Gardnerella vaginalis ATCC 14018 = JCM 11026 genomic segment:
- a CDS encoding permease, with product MLKTETEAKTTSQVEKASKAEQANSANYLYLIIGIPFISLIIAMFPALQARNPWMPVNTIIMGVAGLLLQAVPFTLIGVLVSAAVETWITADFIEKHAPKSIANGFLAAILAGVCVPVCDCVVVPTFSRLVARKLPLPCAVTFLCAVPVVNPVSIWATWYAFADVPAVAVTRVALGVGVALLVGISFVIFPVKSQVLREKFFIKSCGSTCDSCDFDNNVGPLISFKDHLKIYAHHVYADFMRLMPIILFGTTVASIIRVWLGADPASKINTTTVFVAIPAMMLIAYASSLCSSSDAVIARSLAASLPMSSVIVFLLFGPMLDIKNTLMLIEDFKGKFVIRLTATIVVICLLAALLVHLAWGVML from the coding sequence ATGCTAAAAACAGAAACCGAAGCAAAAACAACGAGCCAAGTAGAAAAAGCAAGTAAAGCAGAACAAGCAAATTCTGCAAACTATCTATATTTGATTATAGGGATTCCTTTTATTTCTTTGATTATTGCAATGTTTCCAGCGTTGCAAGCGCGCAACCCTTGGATGCCTGTAAACACTATTATTATGGGTGTTGCTGGGCTGCTTTTACAAGCTGTTCCTTTTACGCTAATTGGCGTGCTTGTTTCTGCTGCTGTAGAAACGTGGATTACGGCAGATTTTATTGAAAAACACGCTCCAAAGTCTATTGCAAACGGCTTTTTGGCTGCAATTCTTGCTGGAGTCTGTGTGCCAGTATGTGATTGTGTTGTTGTTCCAACGTTTTCTCGTCTTGTTGCGCGAAAGCTGCCATTGCCTTGTGCTGTGACATTTCTATGCGCTGTGCCAGTGGTAAATCCTGTTTCTATTTGGGCTACTTGGTACGCATTTGCGGACGTTCCAGCAGTTGCTGTGACTCGAGTGGCTTTGGGTGTTGGTGTGGCTCTTTTAGTGGGAATTAGTTTTGTGATTTTTCCTGTAAAATCACAAGTTTTAAGGGAAAAATTTTTCATAAAATCATGTGGATCAACATGTGATTCATGTGATTTTGACAATAATGTTGGGCCTTTAATAAGTTTTAAAGATCATTTAAAAATTTATGCTCATCACGTCTATGCGGATTTTATGCGATTAATGCCAATAATATTGTTTGGAACAACTGTAGCTTCGATTATTCGCGTTTGGCTTGGCGCAGATCCTGCATCAAAAATAAACACAACAACAGTTTTTGTGGCGATTCCAGCAATGATGCTAATAGCATACGCAAGCTCCTTATGTTCAAGCTCCGACGCAGTAATTGCGCGCTCTTTGGCTGCTTCTCTTCCAATGAGTTCAGTAATTGTTTTTCTGCTTTTTGGGCCAATGCTAGACATAAAAAACACTCTTATGCTTATTGAAGATTTTAAAGGGAAATTTGTGATACGTCTAACAGCAACTATTGTTGTTATTTGCTTACTCGCAGCGCTTCTTGTTCACCTTGCATGGGGTGTGATGCTATGA
- a CDS encoding threonine/serine exporter family protein, which translates to MSIEENNADSNSNSNIGNTPQILPTGHIVGKPSGRFQTHAIPLDMEDVERDWDKPVTEAGIAAKSSIIIRVGALGLGAGTGSYRVRELMHRVGEPMGVNVRADVNLTDIEATCTDKHERITEVVDLPTTGVNTERIWLLEHFADWFNVKLGNDSLYHSKAAVSKELVDTLQASSNENAIVQTAKQSEEHAAKVEEKMAIQEAIRKEKPRGIFALQPERTYAEHFSHVQNVKNVQNSQNNLNLDLKNNSAALSNQNPACDSSAPLTVRQVHDRLDLIKNRKPLYKPWFAGLASAVACASFAFLLGGGAYDMLGAFIGAGIGHYVRRRMFMHHLNQFVVTFIAVAVGALSCIASLRLVGCFDPAALHHNTAYIGSVLFVIPGFPLITGGLDIAKIDFPSGIQRLCYTMAIILMGTLAGWMVASLVQLNPQGFTPLGLNPWLNAVLRMITAFAGVWGFSVLFNSPQRMCFVAGIIGAITDTLRLTMADFGIAAEIAAFTGALLAGLLASAWRSVVHRGWAPQYLGYPRIGLTVPSIVIMVPGLYMYRAMFYLGQFNTLPALDWTFRAFMVIICLPLGLAVARVITDKSWRYDI; encoded by the coding sequence GTGAGCATAGAAGAGAATAACGCTGATAGTAATTCAAACAGTAATATAGGCAATACTCCACAAATACTTCCGACTGGTCATATAGTAGGAAAACCTTCTGGAAGATTCCAAACGCACGCGATTCCGCTAGATATGGAAGATGTTGAGCGCGATTGGGATAAACCAGTTACGGAAGCTGGGATTGCAGCAAAATCCAGCATTATTATTCGAGTTGGTGCTCTTGGCTTAGGCGCAGGAACTGGAAGCTACCGCGTTCGCGAGCTTATGCACCGCGTTGGCGAACCTATGGGTGTAAATGTTCGTGCAGACGTTAATTTAACCGATATTGAGGCTACTTGCACAGATAAGCATGAGCGCATTACCGAAGTTGTTGATCTGCCTACTACTGGCGTAAATACGGAGAGAATTTGGCTTCTCGAACATTTTGCAGATTGGTTTAATGTTAAACTTGGAAATGATTCCTTATATCATTCAAAGGCAGCTGTTTCTAAGGAGTTGGTGGACACTCTTCAAGCTAGCAGCAATGAGAATGCGATTGTTCAAACAGCTAAGCAGTCGGAGGAGCACGCTGCAAAAGTCGAAGAAAAAATGGCAATTCAAGAGGCGATTCGCAAAGAAAAACCTCGCGGGATTTTTGCGCTTCAACCAGAAAGAACGTATGCTGAGCATTTTTCTCACGTTCAAAATGTCAAAAATGTTCAAAATTCTCAAAATAATTTGAATTTAGATCTTAAAAACAATTCCGCCGCTTTATCTAATCAAAATCCCGCTTGCGATTCTTCCGCGCCGCTTACTGTTCGTCAAGTTCACGACCGTCTCGATTTAATTAAAAATCGTAAGCCTCTTTATAAGCCTTGGTTTGCGGGTCTTGCGTCTGCTGTGGCGTGCGCGTCCTTCGCATTTTTGCTCGGCGGCGGCGCTTACGATATGCTTGGTGCTTTTATTGGAGCTGGCATTGGTCATTATGTTAGAAGACGCATGTTTATGCATCATCTAAACCAATTTGTTGTAACGTTTATTGCTGTTGCTGTTGGCGCTTTGAGTTGCATTGCTTCTCTTCGACTTGTTGGATGTTTTGATCCTGCTGCTTTGCATCATAATACAGCTTATATTGGGTCTGTTTTGTTTGTAATTCCAGGTTTTCCTCTTATTACAGGCGGCTTAGATATTGCTAAGATTGATTTTCCTTCTGGCATTCAGCGACTTTGCTACACAATGGCGATTATTCTAATGGGTACTCTTGCTGGCTGGATGGTTGCAAGCCTTGTTCAACTTAATCCCCAAGGCTTTACTCCACTGGGCTTAAATCCTTGGCTTAATGCTGTTCTTAGAATGATTACAGCGTTTGCAGGCGTGTGGGGATTCTCCGTTCTGTTTAATTCTCCTCAAAGAATGTGTTTCGTTGCTGGAATAATCGGCGCGATTACCGATACTTTGCGCTTAACTATGGCTGATTTTGGTATTGCTGCAGAAATCGCAGCATTTACTGGCGCTTTGCTTGCTGGTCTTTTGGCTTCTGCTTGGCGATCTGTAGTTCATAGGGGTTGGGCGCCTCAATATTTGGGCTATCCGCGTATTGGTCTTACTGTTCCATCTATTGTGATTATGGTTCCTGGACTTTATATGTATCGCGCAATGTTTTATCTTGGACAGTTTAATACTCTTCCTGCTTTAGATTGGACTTTCCGCGCGTTTATGGTGATTATTTGCTTGCCATTAGGACTTGCTGTTGCGCGAGTTATAACAGATAAAAGCTGGCGATACGACATTTAG
- a CDS encoding phosphoenolpyruvate carboxylase translates to MTTQNQQVTPADATIVTSGLGRKGPEERELPASLKQDMDLCLHILRDVLGEFDEKLLTVFDEVRLNAVNASTAHFAQMVDAQGTEDDGLNKAVEKINGMDLPDMQLLARAFATYFHLANLCEENYRVSVLHQRECEVEESNPVDPVNELTCAYHKLLTEMSPAQAKELLNKLEFHPVFTAHPTEARRKAVAGKIRRISKLLSKHNRLGGSDKRENYRRLYNEIDALLRTSPIALKKPTPVEEADTILDIFDATLFNTIPLVYRRFDDWLLGKKAGLVPPRCPAFFHPGSWIGSDRDGNPNVTAKVSRQVASKFSNHVLKALEERTREVGKCLTMETRTTPPSVELLELWNRQREMSEQLTENASDVSNSEPHRAVMLVMADRLHHTISRNTDLMYHSCEEFIEDLRIVQRSLAEAGDARAAYGPLQDLIWQAQTFGFHMVEMEFRQHSLVHSRALEDIREHGLHGERGPLQPMTREVLDTFRALGAIQKRNGMRAARRYIISFAKSAQHVRDVFELNRLAFAHPQDAPTIDVIPLFEQLEDLQNSVNVLEEIIKIPEVQARLKATGRKMEVMLGYSDSSKDAGPTSATLALHSAQERIAQWAKDHDIDLTLFHGRGGAVGRGGGPANRAVLAQPVGSVNCRFKLTEQGEVIFARYGNPILAIRHLESVAAATLLQSAPSVEKTNTEMTHKYADMAQKLDVAAHNRFIDLLQTDDFTPWFSTVTPLSEIGLLPIGSRPAKRGLGAKSLDDLRTIPWVFSWAQARINLAAWYGLGTACEKFGDLETLRRAYEEWPLFSTFIDNIEMSLAKTDERIARMYLSLGDREDLSDKVLSEMQLTRKWVLQIVGDKWPLQHRHVLGQAIRVRSPYVDALSVIQSLALHKLRNKVDKEELSESQQAEFIYLILCTVSGVAAGLQNTG, encoded by the coding sequence ATGACAACTCAAAATCAACAGGTGACTCCAGCAGACGCAACAATAGTTACGTCTGGACTAGGACGAAAAGGACCTGAAGAGCGCGAACTGCCAGCATCGCTTAAGCAAGACATGGATTTATGCTTACATATTCTGCGCGATGTATTAGGCGAATTTGATGAAAAACTATTAACCGTATTCGACGAAGTGCGATTAAACGCGGTAAACGCAAGCACAGCACACTTCGCACAAATGGTTGATGCACAAGGAACAGAAGACGACGGGCTAAACAAAGCTGTAGAAAAAATCAACGGCATGGATTTGCCAGATATGCAGCTTCTTGCGCGTGCGTTTGCTACATACTTCCACTTAGCAAACCTGTGCGAAGAAAACTACAGGGTCTCCGTGCTGCACCAACGCGAATGCGAAGTAGAAGAATCTAATCCCGTAGACCCAGTTAACGAGCTAACATGCGCATACCACAAGTTGCTCACGGAAATGAGCCCTGCGCAAGCTAAGGAACTGCTAAATAAACTTGAATTCCATCCAGTTTTCACAGCGCATCCAACCGAAGCGAGACGAAAAGCTGTAGCTGGTAAAATCCGCAGAATATCAAAGCTTCTAAGCAAACACAATAGGCTAGGAGGATCAGACAAGCGCGAAAACTACAGGCGTCTATACAACGAGATAGACGCATTGCTCCGCACATCGCCTATTGCTCTTAAAAAACCAACACCAGTTGAAGAAGCAGACACAATACTAGATATATTCGACGCAACATTATTCAACACAATTCCGTTGGTTTATCGCAGATTTGACGATTGGCTTTTGGGCAAAAAAGCTGGATTAGTGCCACCGCGCTGCCCAGCATTCTTCCACCCAGGAAGCTGGATTGGATCCGATAGAGACGGAAATCCAAACGTTACAGCAAAGGTAAGTAGGCAGGTTGCGAGCAAGTTTAGCAACCACGTTTTGAAAGCGCTGGAAGAACGCACGCGCGAAGTTGGCAAATGCCTGACTATGGAAACACGCACAACGCCTCCAAGCGTTGAACTGCTGGAACTTTGGAACCGCCAGAGGGAAATGAGCGAGCAGCTCACTGAAAACGCGTCCGACGTATCTAACAGCGAGCCGCATAGAGCCGTTATGCTTGTGATGGCAGATCGACTACACCACACGATTAGCCGCAATACAGACTTGATGTATCATTCTTGCGAAGAGTTCATTGAAGATTTGCGGATAGTGCAACGTTCGCTTGCTGAGGCTGGAGATGCTCGAGCAGCATATGGACCATTGCAGGATTTGATCTGGCAGGCGCAAACCTTTGGATTCCACATGGTGGAGATGGAGTTCCGTCAGCATTCGCTCGTGCATTCGCGCGCATTGGAAGATATTCGTGAGCATGGATTACACGGGGAGCGTGGCCCTCTGCAACCGATGACTCGTGAAGTTCTTGACACTTTCCGCGCTTTGGGAGCAATTCAAAAGCGCAACGGTATGCGTGCAGCTCGCCGCTACATTATTTCGTTTGCAAAGTCTGCTCAGCATGTTCGCGATGTATTTGAGCTTAATCGCCTTGCGTTTGCGCATCCACAGGATGCTCCAACAATTGACGTAATACCACTTTTTGAGCAGCTAGAAGATTTGCAGAATTCGGTTAATGTTCTTGAGGAAATCATTAAGATTCCAGAAGTTCAGGCTAGACTGAAGGCTACTGGTCGCAAGATGGAAGTTATGCTCGGCTACTCCGATTCTTCCAAAGACGCAGGTCCTACTTCTGCAACACTTGCATTACATTCTGCTCAAGAACGTATTGCACAGTGGGCTAAAGATCATGACATTGATTTGACACTATTCCACGGCAGAGGAGGAGCTGTTGGACGAGGCGGTGGTCCTGCAAACCGTGCTGTTCTTGCTCAACCAGTTGGTTCAGTAAATTGCCGATTTAAGCTTACTGAACAAGGTGAGGTTATTTTTGCTCGCTACGGAAACCCAATTCTTGCCATTCGTCACTTGGAATCAGTAGCTGCAGCAACTTTGCTTCAATCTGCTCCAAGCGTTGAGAAAACCAACACGGAAATGACTCATAAGTATGCGGATATGGCTCAAAAGCTTGATGTTGCAGCGCATAATCGTTTTATTGATTTGCTTCAAACAGATGACTTTACGCCTTGGTTCTCAACCGTTACTCCGCTTAGTGAGATTGGTTTGCTCCCAATCGGATCTCGCCCTGCAAAGCGCGGTCTTGGTGCAAAGTCTTTGGACGATTTGCGCACAATCCCGTGGGTTTTCTCTTGGGCGCAAGCTCGAATCAACTTGGCAGCGTGGTACGGCTTGGGTACAGCTTGCGAAAAGTTTGGCGACTTGGAAACTTTGCGCAGAGCTTACGAAGAATGGCCGCTGTTTAGTACTTTTATTGACAATATTGAGATGTCTTTGGCTAAAACAGACGAGCGAATTGCTCGCATGTATCTAAGCCTTGGAGATCGCGAAGATTTAAGCGATAAAGTGCTTTCGGAAATGCAGCTTACGCGCAAGTGGGTTTTGCAAATTGTTGGTGACAAGTGGCCGCTGCAACATCGTCATGTGCTTGGTCAAGCGATTCGCGTGCGCTCGCCTTACGTGGACGCGCTTTCTGTAATTCAGTCACTTGCTTTGCATAAGCTTCGCAACAAGGTGGATAAGGAAGAATTGAGCGAAAGCCAGCAAGCAGAGTTCATCTACCTGATTCTCTGCACTGTTTCCGGTGTTGCTGCAGGCTTGCAAAACACTGGATGA
- a CDS encoding Dps family protein has product MALTHIVPGLDESASEKAIDILQNRLSHEQEAALVLKHAHWNVTGPDFIAVHEMLDPQVAEVLAQADETAERIATLGGSPLGRADDVVASRTWKRFALSGRKSTKEYLQALIEYYNDMIADDRKAISQLDDLDIVSSNIIQDHVQQLEKFQWFMRSHLE; this is encoded by the coding sequence ATGGCTTTAACTCATATTGTGCCAGGTCTTGACGAATCGGCTAGTGAGAAAGCAATCGATATTTTGCAGAATCGCTTAAGCCATGAGCAGGAAGCTGCTTTAGTCTTAAAGCATGCACATTGGAATGTTACGGGTCCAGACTTTATTGCGGTTCATGAAATGCTTGATCCTCAGGTTGCAGAAGTTTTAGCTCAAGCCGATGAAACAGCTGAGCGAATTGCAACGCTTGGTGGATCTCCACTTGGTCGCGCAGACGATGTTGTAGCTTCGCGCACTTGGAAGCGTTTTGCTCTTAGCGGTAGAAAGTCCACCAAAGAGTATTTGCAAGCATTAATTGAGTATTACAACGATATGATTGCAGATGATCGTAAGGCAATTTCTCAGCTTGATGATCTTGATATTGTTAGCTCTAATATTATTCAAGATCATGTTCAGCAGCTTGAAAAGTTCCAGTGGTTTATGCGCAGTCATTTAGAGTAA
- the trpS gene encoding tryptophan--tRNA ligase: MSEEAQVTAAGNEISASFVAAQKRSDATLEKLKANPSSFTMLTGDRPTGRLHLGHYFGSIRERVAMQNLGVNTNVIIADYQVITDRDTVEHVEDNVLNLVLDYMAAGIDPKKTMIFTHSAVPAENQLMLPFLSLVTEAELHRNPTVKAEMEASGHALTGLLLTYPVHQACDILFCKANVVPIGKDNLPHIEITRTIARRFNERYAKKNPVFPEPAAILSDTPEIPGLDGRKMSKSYGNSIMLGATAEETAKLIKKSPTDSERTITFDPVARPQVSALLTTAGLVTGRDPKDIAQEIGNAGAGALKAYVIESVNNFLAPHRERRAELAKDMDAVRDILHDGNARAAAIAQETLDQVREAMNMKY; this comes from the coding sequence ATGTCAGAAGAAGCACAAGTTACGGCTGCTGGAAACGAGATAAGCGCAAGCTTTGTAGCAGCTCAAAAACGTTCAGACGCAACGCTTGAGAAGCTAAAAGCAAATCCTAGCTCCTTTACAATGCTTACGGGAGATAGGCCAACAGGAAGACTTCACTTAGGTCATTATTTTGGTTCGATTCGCGAGCGTGTCGCAATGCAAAATCTTGGCGTAAACACAAACGTGATTATTGCAGACTATCAGGTGATTACAGATAGAGACACTGTTGAACACGTAGAAGATAATGTACTAAATCTTGTTCTTGATTATATGGCTGCTGGAATTGATCCTAAGAAAACAATGATTTTTACACACTCCGCTGTTCCTGCAGAAAATCAGCTTATGCTGCCATTTTTGTCTTTAGTTACAGAAGCCGAATTGCATAGAAATCCTACTGTTAAAGCCGAAATGGAGGCTTCGGGTCATGCTTTAACAGGACTTTTGCTTACGTACCCAGTGCATCAAGCTTGCGATATTTTGTTCTGCAAAGCAAATGTTGTGCCAATTGGAAAAGATAATTTGCCACATATTGAGATTACGCGTACGATTGCTCGCAGATTTAACGAGCGTTATGCAAAGAAGAATCCTGTTTTCCCAGAGCCAGCTGCGATTCTTTCGGATACGCCAGAAATCCCAGGATTAGACGGACGCAAAATGAGTAAGTCTTACGGAAACTCGATTATGCTGGGCGCAACTGCAGAAGAAACAGCGAAGCTGATTAAGAAAAGCCCAACTGATTCTGAGCGCACAATTACATTCGACCCAGTGGCTCGCCCACAGGTTTCTGCTCTTTTAACTACCGCTGGATTGGTTACAGGCAGAGATCCAAAAGATATTGCGCAAGAAATTGGCAACGCTGGCGCAGGAGCATTAAAAGCGTATGTTATTGAATCTGTAAACAACTTCCTTGCTCCACACCGCGAGCGTCGTGCGGAATTGGCAAAAGATATGGACGCTGTGAGAGATATTTTGCACGATGGAAATGCAAGAGCTGCTGCGATTGCGCAAGAAACACTTGATCAAGTACGCGAAGCAATGAACATGAAGTACTGA
- a CDS encoding TIGR03943 family putative permease subunit: MSSVNVVCNVDCNNADCKQTKHKITFAHIAQSLCLICFSATLMWSALSGCYTILTTPRAFVYLIFAAILLFVLGICSLFGIIPVFAKDSKRILVSLIIPMLVILIPLQMSKSALDQGFTKSAGFDEYASGRAIAIASNRKNNKKTLRGLDVANKKIIISDDDFGNWYDEIDHNLEKYQGYEIVVKGFISRENTLSKNQVRISRQFMSCCILDMSPFGFVADFSKNLRFKNHQWVIVKANISLGNIGVSGYSHKGVVLKVESIKEISKAPSGYFYRT; the protein is encoded by the coding sequence ATGAGTAGTGTAAATGTTGTATGCAATGTTGATTGTAATAATGCAGATTGCAAGCAAACTAAGCATAAAATTACTTTTGCTCATATTGCGCAATCGTTGTGTTTGATTTGCTTTTCAGCCACACTAATGTGGAGCGCATTAAGCGGATGCTACACAATCCTTACCACTCCGCGCGCATTCGTATACCTTATTTTTGCTGCGATTTTGCTTTTTGTTTTGGGAATTTGCTCGCTTTTTGGTATTATTCCAGTTTTTGCAAAAGATTCTAAACGCATTCTTGTTTCCCTAATAATTCCAATGCTCGTGATTTTAATTCCACTTCAAATGTCAAAATCAGCATTAGATCAAGGTTTTACAAAGTCTGCAGGTTTTGACGAGTACGCCTCTGGGCGCGCAATAGCAATCGCGTCTAATCGTAAAAATAATAAAAAAACTTTAAGAGGACTAGACGTAGCTAATAAAAAAATTATTATTTCAGACGATGATTTTGGAAATTGGTATGACGAAATTGACCATAATTTAGAGAAATACCAGGGATATGAAATTGTGGTAAAAGGTTTTATAAGTCGAGAAAACACGCTTTCTAAAAATCAGGTTCGCATATCTAGACAATTTATGTCTTGCTGCATTCTAGATATGTCTCCGTTTGGGTTTGTTGCAGATTTTTCTAAAAACTTACGATTTAAAAATCACCAATGGGTGATTGTAAAAGCTAATATCTCACTTGGGAATATTGGTGTTAGTGGATATTCACACAAAGGTGTGGTTCTTAAAGTTGAATCCATTAAAGAGATAAGTAAAGCTCCATCCGGTTATTTTTATAGAACCTGA
- a CDS encoding hemolysin family protein — translation MSLGFNIALIVVFLLFGSIFAATELALVNLRSSQLDRMETQDARGKRVAKIARDPNTFLSTLQIGVTLSGFLSASFGESAIAPHIVPIVKSWGVPDHVAGPLTTIVLTLIISYFSIVISELVPKRIAMQRSEQIARAVVPAVDIFSKICKPLIWLIAKNTNGFVRLLGFDPNEKESEVSDEELRVLVNSNKKLSQDERTILDDVFDASETIVAEVMRPRADVEFLDGSLSLEEAAAKIRELPYSRYPVTGKDFDDVIGFVHVRDLLDVRDPNAKTVADVTREGISLPGTSKLLPSLELLRKRGIHLAVVIDEYGGTDGIVTLEDMTEELVGDIRDEYDLPDESDLKRDSKATVFVNGVATVDGGMTIEDFADVTGIELEDGPYETVAGYFLAHTGSMGKVGAILHDADGYDMTVTEVDGRRIATIEVRKTEVN, via the coding sequence ATGTCGTTGGGTTTTAACATTGCACTCATTGTTGTGTTCCTTTTGTTTGGTTCCATATTTGCAGCAACCGAACTTGCGCTTGTTAATTTGCGATCGTCGCAATTAGACCGCATGGAAACGCAGGATGCTCGTGGGAAAAGAGTTGCAAAAATAGCTCGAGATCCAAACACTTTTCTTTCCACTCTTCAAATCGGAGTTACGCTTTCGGGATTTCTTTCGGCGTCTTTTGGCGAATCTGCAATCGCGCCTCATATTGTGCCAATTGTAAAGTCTTGGGGAGTTCCAGATCATGTTGCTGGACCATTAACGACTATTGTTTTAACGCTTATAATATCGTATTTTTCAATAGTAATTTCTGAACTTGTGCCAAAGAGAATAGCAATGCAGCGCTCTGAGCAAATCGCTCGAGCAGTTGTTCCAGCAGTAGATATATTCTCCAAAATATGCAAGCCTTTAATATGGTTGATTGCTAAGAACACCAACGGTTTTGTGAGACTTCTTGGATTCGATCCAAACGAAAAGGAAAGTGAAGTTTCCGACGAAGAGCTACGTGTTTTAGTTAACTCGAATAAAAAGCTTAGCCAAGATGAGCGAACAATTTTAGACGATGTTTTTGATGCTTCTGAAACGATTGTTGCCGAAGTTATGCGTCCTCGTGCAGACGTTGAGTTTTTGGACGGATCTTTAAGTCTTGAAGAAGCTGCTGCAAAAATTAGAGAATTGCCATATTCTAGATATCCTGTAACAGGCAAAGATTTTGACGATGTTATTGGATTTGTGCATGTACGCGATTTGTTAGATGTTAGAGATCCTAATGCTAAAACAGTTGCAGATGTAACTCGAGAAGGAATAAGTCTTCCTGGAACGTCTAAATTGCTTCCAAGCTTGGAGCTGCTTAGAAAACGCGGAATACATCTTGCTGTTGTTATTGACGAGTATGGCGGAACGGATGGCATCGTGACTCTTGAAGACATGACCGAGGAATTGGTTGGAGATATTAGAGATGAATACGATTTGCCAGACGAGTCAGATTTGAAGCGTGATAGTAAAGCTACTGTGTTTGTAAACGGGGTTGCTACAGTTGACGGTGGAATGACTATAGAAGATTTCGCAGATGTGACTGGAATTGAGCTAGAGGATGGACCTTATGAAACTGTTGCAGGCTATTTCCTTGCTCACACTGGCTCAATGGGCAAGGTTGGAGCTATTTTGCACGATGCGGATGGCTACGATATGACAGTTACGGAGGTTGATGGGCGTAGAATAGCTACGATTGAAGTCAGAAAAACCGAAGTAAATTAA
- a CDS encoding carbonic anhydrase, with protein sequence MQEEVSEDFANEDSVLATSVLSAMLAGNRKFADGNSAHAGVNSESRMKLIDGQHPGAVVLSCADSRVAPEFIFDAGLGVIFSVRTAGEVLDDAVIASLEYAVSDLGVKVLVVLGHEHCGAVKAVLPNVQKLVSEYGEDKTSEIIESSELILLRSLGPAVLAGVEENLDTDDIERIHVSNILAEICEKSQIIREAVFKDALMLVGARYRMSDGLVEVLSC encoded by the coding sequence ATGCAAGAAGAAGTCAGCGAAGATTTTGCTAATGAAGATTCAGTTTTAGCTACATCGGTATTAAGCGCAATGCTTGCAGGGAATCGCAAATTTGCAGACGGCAATTCAGCGCATGCAGGCGTAAATTCAGAATCGCGCATGAAACTTATTGACGGTCAGCATCCTGGAGCTGTTGTGCTTTCGTGCGCAGATTCGCGAGTTGCTCCAGAATTTATATTCGACGCCGGTTTGGGCGTTATTTTTTCTGTTCGCACAGCTGGAGAAGTGTTGGATGATGCCGTAATAGCTTCGCTAGAATACGCTGTAAGTGATTTGGGAGTAAAAGTGTTGGTTGTGCTTGGGCATGAGCATTGCGGCGCCGTAAAGGCTGTTTTGCCGAACGTGCAAAAGCTGGTTTCTGAATACGGCGAAGATAAAACAAGCGAAATAATTGAGTCGAGCGAGTTAATATTGCTGCGTTCTTTAGGGCCTGCTGTGCTCGCAGGTGTTGAGGAAAATTTAGATACAGATGATATTGAACGTATTCACGTGTCTAATATTTTGGCTGAAATTTGTGAAAAATCACAAATAATTCGCGAAGCTGTTTTCAAAGACGCTTTGATGCTTGTTGGAGCAAGGTATCGAATGAGTGACGGCTTGGTGGAAGTGTTGTCATGCTAA